Below is a window of Equus quagga isolate Etosha38 chromosome 1, UCLA_HA_Equagga_1.0, whole genome shotgun sequence DNA.
cttgggttcatgggttcagatcctaggcacagaccttgCACTGCtcccaagccatgctgtggtggcatcccacacaaaatagaggaagattggcacacatgttagctcagcaacaatcttccctaAGCAAAataggaagatcggcaacagatgttagctcagtgacagtctttctcacaaaaaaacagaaaacaaaaagaaaattgtttgtAATGCAACAAACCCTTGCTAATGACTACTGTATTTAAGTATCTGGTGCACTAAACTATTAAGTAAAAATTATCTGGAGAAAGAGCTCATGGTCATTTATTTACTACATACACATAAACTGTGCCCAATAAGGATTTGAAGAACCATATAAATAAAGATGCTTATGATAATAATAGGATTAGAAACAAAAAGTATGTAACAGTGGACAGAAGTAATTATCACTGAGTGTTAGTCTGAGCCCCAGGCAGCCTAAGCGAATGAAAAGATATTCTCATTTAAACAATAAATCAAATAATGCTACCTACACCTTAATTCTCCAGACTGCTCTTAAAAGGAATTTGGgggatattttttatttgaattcattATTTTGGATAATGTCTTCATAAGTGGAAGACAATcaatatcttcaatttttttcgagaggtaaatatattttcatgtgtatATTTATCATATGGATCCTTGATGAAAGTTAAGTGCATTTGTTTcaaaaaatttcacaaataagtaaaatttgtaATATAGTGGTAAAATGGGGACTTGGGGATCATAAAGATAGGGATTTAAATCATAGTTCTGGGATTTACCAACTATAAGATAACAAAAATCGTACTGAATCTTTGAAAGCTCAAATTAATATCCTTATAGGTAAAAAACTCATAATAATATTTGGGGTATTTTGAAgactaaatgataaaaattatctgAAGTTCCTACTACCATACTAAAGCCACCCGTGTTGTCAATTACTCTTCTCTTTGTGAGCTAAAATAATACATCTTCCTCATGGTATATTAATTGAAGATTAGAATTATGAAATCTAAATTGAAAGTTGGCAAGTCCATTAATCTCTGCGCAATATCATTTGTCTTAACTAATCTTTTTATAAGAGCTGGAGAGGATAACAGGATTATTTCCTCTAGTGAGAATCTAGAGTAGAGATGATATATATCTTTCAttgaaaaatcttcaaaatattagATCTTCAAGTAGCtaagttaataaaacaaaacaaagcagaaaacttATAGAAGGTTAGAAAGCTTGACTTCTGGCCTGGATAAAAACGTCACAGATTTTCCTTGGGTCTCTTACAACATGGAAACAGTGCCTGGATGAAGTCTCAGAGCACTGAACCACAGAGTGGTTATTTCTTACAAAAGACAAGGGGTTGGAAGAAAAGAATTAGAGGATGGCCAGGATCCAGGCAAGTTCAGAGCctttacaaataaaaacatcatCTTCTAGTGACAATTTTGTTCTAGGCATCAGAGCTCTGGGATCTCTCTTGAGATCATATGATTAAGTCAAGGACTCAAGTTCTTTATCTTGGTGTACCTTCTAAAAACAATAAACACTACTGcctggaagattttgagaagccGGATTATGAATGTTCTAGGTCCACCAGCAACAGTGTGTTCCTATGGATAACTAGACAGGCACACCAGTACAACTCAGCCTCAGTGTGTAGTTCTAGACACCTAAGACAATCACTCTactatttaaattgttttgacattttttacACTGAGTTAATCTTCCCAAAATAATTGGACATCTGCTTCAGTGTCTTTTGCCTTTGttattatgtttttcctttatgtatattaattttcaaagtttggataaattcagaaaagtagaaaaaaggtCTCTAAGATAATCATTAgtattttggatatttctttccattctttctacTCTGGGTAggttttcttgttttggttttgcaAAGAATGCTGTAAATGTTGCtatgtttctgttttcacttaaacattttaacatagtttaaacataatttttgttttaatacaaaTTTCTCACAAATGCCATATTAATAAGTGCATAATGGCCCATCTGAAGAGTGTGCTGTGattatttaaccatttccctaGCACTAGCTAAGaatgaaaaactgttttaaaagatCCAATAATGGCAAAGATCTAGTAAAAACAGAATCGTGCAACATACAGATCCCAAAGAAAGTGATTTATTAGAAACTGTCAAGaatcttaaaaatcttcattCCTTGTTCCCAGATTCTTGGAATCcattttagagaaataaacttAAGTGGAGAAAAATTCCAGGCACAATATTATTTAACAGTGCTTGTTAATTGCTTCTTAAAAGTTACAACAGCATTGCAagagtaatgaaaataatttcctctatactgtccatttttcttttttcccctcacttgAAAGCGAGTGGATCAGTGGTTTCTGTTACAAACGTTTATAAGTGAAAGTTCTTTTTGCAGCAACTATCTGAAAATTAGGATACAAAATGCACATCATAATTGTTTACTGGAAGAAATTTCCAAATAGAAATCAACTTTTAGGTTAtgttccaagaaaagaaaagaaagagtattTGACATGATTTACATCATCCCTGCAAAAATTCCAGTACAGACCCTAGACAACTGACGCTCCTTCAAAGACTCTATCAGAATTTTATTCCCAGATTATTGAATAGGGTGATATGTGACCCTACAGTCAATCAAATTCCAATCTTAATACCAAACAGAAGTATGCCCTGGCCTATCCAACCCTTCCTACCCTCTTTGGAATGTACGCTTACAAAGTAGAGTGAAGCTTAAGCTGGAAGAGAGGCCTCCTTTCCATAGATATGTAAACATTCTATTATGCTGATTAATTGTCTCACCATGGTAAAGTGGAGTTTTCACAGAAAGCAGCATAACCTATTGGCTAATGActatgaaagagagaaatggcaAATCCTACACCAGGAGCACAGTCATTGTTTGAAAACACTAAGTAGAAACTCATCCATTGgatcaattattttttcctctaggaatatttttaaagctacatAGAATACTTTGAGGATAAAAAggagttttcaaaattatgttcttCAATTTATTTACTATAAAGAAGATCATCTACTCATATTTGCTCTTTAAAGTTTTTCAAATTAAAGTCATTTTCTCTATGCTCTTTGGTGCACGACTCAGATACTTGAACTGACTCAAATGCCTTTTTTTGGAAAGCGTTAATCCTAATTGCAAATTCAACAATTGGAAGAGGATTGACTTCCTTGTGGACAGAAGTAAAACCAGCCTTTTCTGTATGCAAATTCATTTCTTGCTTATCTAAAatctgaagaatacaatactgacTGCAATACACGTAGACAGAAgtctcacctccaaataccaccagAGTTGTTCAAGAACATTTAGTTTTGCATTGTCTACTATTCAATTACAATCCTACACACAATTGAAGCACCAGTGGCACTCTTCAATGGTATTGGAGAGGGATGGTCTAAAGGCCTTGCTACTCATGTGTGTTCTCTACACAAACAGCATCTGGGAACACAGTAAGAAATGCAGATCTTATAAACCACTTCAGACACATTGGTTCAGAATCTCTTACAAAAATTCCCCACGTGATTCATATGTATCCTAAAATTTGGAAACACTCCATGAGACAAGAGGTTCTCTTCCTCAGTTACACATTAGAATAGCCTGGAgtgcattattaaaaaaaattcctgattCGCATTCCTTAGACAACAAGTATAATTTGGGTAGAGCAATAATTGTGTAGTTAAAAAGAAGGGATTTAAAGTCAGAAAAAGCACATTTGAATAGTAGGTCCCTCACAAAAtatgtttttacatatattttacatttaagaagttcattttcttcagagGATTATAGAGAATATGAAATGAGTGATATGTGTGAACATATTTGTAAGTTATAAAGCCCTAAATTAATGATATTGCTAATAATTAGCAttgtataaaaacaaacagatttttttaaacagattaaGCACTCTGTCTCCAAAATAATGAGATTCAAAGTGGGCTCTGTGGGTCAACTGAATTGGAAATAACagatgcttattaaaaatgcaaataactctTCCCAGCCTCAGAGCTTGTGCATCATAATCTCAGGAAATGGAATACAGAAGCCTGTATTTCAATAAACTGCCAATATAATTATACTTGTCTTCAATGCCCTGCCTCATGAGCAAGAAGAGGAATTCAAAAAGCTAAACTCATAGCTGTGACCACCACTCCAGCTAGTCCTGACATACTTGTTGTACCTCCTACTCCAGTGATCACTTTCTTCATGTGATAATACTGAACAGAATCCTTTAACTAACACAGAGTTTTCTGTTTAGAATCACTCCAGgtataaaaaagtaaatggaaaggACCAACTGGACAGACATTGAGTTCATTCTGCAGGGACTTTCTGAGTACCCTAGTGCTGAAAAGCTCCTTTTTGTGATGTGTTCGGTGACGTATCTTGTCATCCTCCTGGGGAACAGCACCTTGATCACCCTAACTCTCCTGGATTCCCgcctccacacacccatgtacttcttccttggTAATCTTTCCTTCCTAGACATTTGCTACACATCCTCTTATATCCCCACGTTGCTGATACACTTGCTATCTGAGAAAAAAACCATCTCCTTCACTAGATGTGTTGTTCAgatgtctgtctccttcacaATGGCATCCACAGAGTGTGTGCTCCTAGCAGTGATGGCACATGACCGTTACGTGGCCATCTGCAACCCTCTGAGATACCCCATCATCATGAGCAGGGCCCTTTGCATTCAAATGGCATCTCTCTCATGGGGATTGGGATTTCTCAACTCATTGACACAAACTATTCTTGCAGTACGGTTGCCTTTCTGTGGAAAAAATGTCATTAATCATTTTGTTTGTGAGATATTGGCCTTTATCAAGCTGGCATGTGCAGATATTTCCTTGAATGAGATTACTCTAACGTTGGgaaatgtaatatttttgttttctccattactGTTGATTTGTATCTCCTACATTTTCATCCTTTCTACTGTGCTAAGAATCaattcagcagaaggaagaaaaaaggcctTTTCAACCTGCTCAGCCCACATAACAGTGGTGACTGTGTTTTATGGGACAATCCTCTTCATGTATATGAAGCCAAAGTCCAAAGACTCCTCTTTTGACAAATTGATTGCCCTGTTCTATGGAGTAGTCACGCCCATGCTCAATCCTATCATCTATAGCCTGAGGAATACGGAGGTGCACAGAGCTATGAGAAAATTGATGACTAGATACTGGTTCTGGAGGAAAGGATGAGAAACTTACATCTGTGAGTTCATGCACAGAATAAGCTCATATATCAGAGGCaaagatttttaatataaagagaaccaaagaaataaaagctatatgTAGAATTGCAGAATTTAAGAGTTTGAAAGAAATTTCAAGATGATAatctaactttatatttttatgaaaatgactGTTATAAAAATGTAGGGACAGTTGGTCTAGGAGGTGAGagtaaatttttagaaacaagaaaaaaattgaaattaagcTTTTCCAAGAAAATCCTGTGCATATTTCTACTTAACAAGGAAAACACATATTTGTCAGTTCCTTTTTTGAGAGACctatttgaattcatttttctgtttattattgatttttttacacCCGGGATTTGATCTGTCTCCAACCTAATTTGCAGGTAAATATTTCCCCTACTTCTTCCCATCTCCATCTTCCCCCGCCTCTGTGCACATGCTGTGCTCCGTTCACTATATAGTTGTCCAATCATATCATGTTCCTTCACACCTTAGGACAATAGGATATGCCTCTTCACTCCCATCATCACATTTCTCCTTCTCCGGTGACATCCTGAACCTCATTAAAAACAATtcaagtgttatttcttctgcaAATCATTCCAAAATCTACCCAGAATTAGTTACTCCCTCCTCTATGCTGCCTTCAAATTTATCTCCATTATACcacttttccttttatattataaTCATTTGTTAGCTTCTGATATCCCCCCAATGGCAGAACTCTGCATGAAGTAATgtcaaattaattaaaacagtaggcagtaataacagtaataaaatgctgaattaattacttaaaatttttaaaggatagtAAAATATATTCTGAGTACTTGAAGTAATAAAGTGATATAGGAGAACTTGGacttatatattatttcatatactAAATGACAAATCTAAAAGCATTTGTAAAGCATCAGCTAATTTTAAATGTATGGAAAAATAAGGGCAGATTAAAGATTGAATAAAGTACACTGAAGAGCTCATTTGAGCTAGATAAGACAGAAATCATATCAATGTATATTATTCTCTAATAAGCACTTGCTGAGAAAAATGTATGAATTGTGTAAATCGTTCTTAAAGAACACtgacaatttcattctttcagaaGCAATAGtctcattttaagtattttccttttagaaaaatcCCCTTGAAATTGCTAGTGAGTAATTATATATAGTTGCATTTTTTACATAATATCATATCGTATATAATTGTATGATATATAGTTGAGCATCCTTTACGTTATCATAGCCTGAACTGGATAGGAGAGCATCCACATTCAAGGGCCATCCAGCAAAGGTTTTAGTAACCCTATAGTTTTCAGGAAGGCATCCTTGCTTGTTCTGGCCAGCATGATGTTTTGGAGCCTGATCAGAGTAAATGAAATGTTAATGTGGAAGGGGGGCCCAGTTCATGTTGCCAGAACCCAAGCAGAATGAAAAAGACATCTACACAGGGAATGGCTCAGCTCAGGTTGTCAGAGGCCAAGTGGGATGAATAAAGCATACATACAAGAGAGGGGTGTGGATGCCAGCACCTGGTTGAGGATTGCATGCAAAGGAAGGCACCCAGCAAGACATATTAGAACACAATAGGGTAAGGAAGTGTCAACTTGCCAGGGTAAGGAGTGGGGCAGGTGGCCAGGCATGAATTGTCAGAGACTGAATAGGTGAGGAAGGCTTCCACAGGGGAGTGATTCAGATCATGGATGTCGAAACCTGAGAGGGGTGTAGAGGGAGTCCATGAAGAAAGACCTAAATGGAGTGAGAAGGGCACACCTGAGGAGGGGAAAATGGTCAAGTCTGTCAGCACCAGATCAGGCTGAAGCATGCATCCTTGAAGTGGGATGGCTTTGACTGAAGTGTCAGATCTTAAGTAACTTAAAAAGGATGTTAGTGTATGGACAGTGGGGTGATAGAGGATAATGtgaagcaaaagaaatatttacatacagGAGATAAAACAAATAACAGGTTAAAATCTTGGGTATAATGAGAGCCAGGTTTCACACTGTCAGAGAaggagttacaaatatggaaagggtGAAAAGTAGAACAAAACCTATGGTGTTGGATTAGAATTGGAGATAGTGTGAACTCATGGTTGTCAATATATAAAGATACATGGAGcgatatacatatataaagataaaCAGAGAGATGATGGCTAGATGTAGGTATATGTATAGAAATTAATATGGACATAAATGTTTGTAAATgcgtgtgtatacatacacatccacatgtacatataaaatcatacatttatatgtatgCCCATATATGCACTTAGAGGGCCTGGGAGCAGTGATATGCTAATAGTAATTGTACATCTAGTACCCAATCTTGATTTCTAAATGCAGTTTTCCACTAAAAAGGGACCAGGGCTGATTCTAGAAATGGTGAAGGgaaaaatgttgattttgaaAGCTGTGTACattgagtatagaattctagattgacagttttttctttcagtactttaatgATGCTGCTCCACTGTCTCTGGCTTGCAGAGTCCAAGGGGAAGTCCTGTCATtttagagaagaacaaagctctCTCTCAGggacatatcttttttttcctggttttaaacAACTTCAtgtgatgtgccttggtgtggtttTGTTCCTGTTTGTTATTCTTTCGGTTATTGAACTTTTTGTGtcgtatatttatttttttctcaaatttagaaaatttctatccactatttctttaaatattatcctGCCTATGCTTTCTCCTTTTTCGACTCCGATTACATGTATGTCACACAACTTAAAGTTGTCTCACAGCAATTAATGGTCAGTTcactttttttcagtctttttttctctctgtgcttcattttgaaGAGTTACTATTGCTCTGGTTCCAAGTTCAgcaatcttttcttctgcagtggccaattattttaattctatccAAAATACAGTGGGTACATTCATAttaaatttctccttcatttctagatcttagattttgtctttttaaaatattacctttatttctaaatatacttTTCTATATCTCAAATGACATGCTTGAGTTTTTCTCAACCTTCTTgactatataaaatatagttaGAATAATTTTAATGCCTTGTCTAGCAATTCTATCAGTGTCatatctgtgtctgtttttttaatacgctttcttttttcagttttattgaagtatgattaaCAAAAAATGTATCTATTTAGGTTGTACAATGTGAATTTTTAAGTTGTACATTTGCTAACTTTATTCCAAGCCTTGGGTGAGTTCTGAAAATCGTTCCCTCTAGTCCTCTTGAGTGATTCTTTCCCAGGCCCAGTTAGTTTCCTCACACACCTGCACTGATCAATACTCAGTTGAAGACTCAAGGGGCATCCCCTTAGATCTCTAGAGCTCTTTTTCACCGCAACTTCTTCCTCTTTGATATTCTGTTCTCAAAaactagtttcctttttttcctggcCTTTCAACTACATCCTCTAAAGTCATGGAGACTCCACATTGTTCCCTCTCTCTATCTTCTTACCTGGAAGTAAGCTTGGA
It encodes the following:
- the LOC124249346 gene encoding olfactory receptor 13D1-like, translating into MERTNWTDIEFILQGLSEYPSAEKLLFVMCSVTYLVILLGNSTLITLTLLDSRLHTPMYFFLGNLSFLDICYTSSYIPTLLIHLLSEKKTISFTRCVVQMSVSFTMASTECVLLAVMAHDRYVAICNPLRYPIIMSRALCIQMASLSWGLGFLNSLTQTILAVRLPFCGKNVINHFVCEILAFIKLACADISLNEITLTLGNVIFLFSPLLLICISYIFILSTVLRINSAEGRKKAFSTCSAHITVVTVFYGTILFMYMKPKSKDSSFDKLIALFYGVVTPMLNPIIYSLRNTEVHRAMRKLMTRYWFWRKG